Proteins encoded in a region of the Planococcus citri chromosome 1, ihPlaCitr1.1, whole genome shotgun sequence genome:
- the LOC135849835 gene encoding homeobox protein PKNOX2-like isoform X2 produces MIMVSYSANQASVNNCNQATDPAVFEADKRAVYKHPLFPLLALVFERCEQATQCAEIPNSEGFNMDIQAFVQHQEKDKRPFLTNDAEVDGLMIKAIQVLRIHLLELEKVQELCKDFCTRYITCLKGKMQSENLLKPDYTRSYSENNSSSGHSSDSNSPLSYSPRPFQSDLQVVSAVVPSEQMYKDKLINSSYSQTSPVEMSGAVPAPATAANQLLSINCAVTTSEPTQSSTPSPGVILESLSPVSGTSCDETDDHFGNRRKQKRGVLPKYATSIMRSWLFQHLVHPYPTEDEKKQIAAQTNLTLLQVNNWFINARRRILQPMLDASASDKKGTSNVASDDSDSECSENEIQITERIQPYSEEDTNQ; encoded by the exons ATGATCATGGTTTCGTATTCTGCCAACCAAGCTTCTGTCAATAATTGTAATCAGGCTACAGATCCAGCTGTGTTTGAAGCTGATAAACGTGCTGTGTATAA GCATCCTCTTTTTCCTCTTCTTGCTTTGGTATTTGAGAGATGCGAACAAGCAACTCAATGTGCCGAAATTCCCAATTCCGAAGGCTTCAACATGGATATTCAAGCTTTCGTCCAACACCAAGAAAAAGATAAACGTCCATTTCTTACCAACGACGCCGAAGTCGATGGTTTG atgattAAAGCTATTCAAGTGTTGAGAATCCATTTATTAGAATTAGAAAAAGTTCAAGAATTATGCAAAGACTTCTGCACCCGATATATAACTTGCTTGAAAGGCAAAATgcaaagtgaaaatttactcAAGCCTGATTATACGCGGTCGTATTCGGAAAACAATAGTAGTAGTGGACACTCTAGTGATAGTAATTCTCCGCTTTCGTATTCGCCTCGTCCATTCCAG TCTGATTTACAGGTAGTTTCAGCCGTCGTTCCTAGCGAACAAATGTACAAAGACAAACTCATAAATTCCAGTTACTCGCAAACGTCACCGGTCGAGATGTCTGGTGCAGTTCCGGCACCAGCCACCGCTGCTAATCAGTTGTTGTCTATTAACTGCGCTGTGACCACGTCGGAGCCAACTCAATCTTCTACTCCGTCACCAGGAGTCATCCTAG AATCTCTTTCACCTGTTAGTGGGACGTCCTGTGATGAAACCGATGATCATTTTGGAAATAGAAGGAAACAAAAAAGAGGAGTTTTACCCAAGTATGCGACGAGTATTATGAGATCGTGGTTATTTCAACATTTGGTT caTCCGTATCCCACTGAGGACGAAAAGAAGCAAATCGCTGCCCAAACTAATCTTACTTTATTGCAAGTGAATAATTGGTTCATTAATGCTAGACGAAGGATACTTCAACCTATGCTCGATGCTTCCGCTTCTGATAAAAAAG GTACAAGCAATGTCGCCTCAGACGATTCGGATTCCGAATGCAGCGAAAACGAGATACAAATTACTGAAAGGATTCAACCGTACAGCGAAGAAGATACAAATCAATAA
- the LOC135849836 gene encoding uncharacterized protein LOC135849836 — MNKCKITQTGIEYAGDISHTESGAKCQEWGSLNPSTHIHDPLNDNDFPEGSPSRAKNFCRNVKGISENPWCYTVNKDLNDEICNIPLCNFDCRRTLIGAEYGGQVSVSLNGRLCQKWSEKTYRKYLRKINSSVVTDDRLLLDEKFPELSRKKASNYCRNPTMDPNGPWCLVEDDFLKTDKYEKEYCDVGLCYKTDCTAGTNRFTEEYTYSHFHSINASDSSLKFSILLWNTDFENSTFRIGFSVYPLPVTGRKLADMDNGIELLISKHGLGFIEKTGKKVHWKDVHNLLSSYEKKTFIVDWFSPRISVTISQIAPLDVIYDFQFANKIITVNKGQFKYYSIIGDPALWDLPCSSKCREEITIHPDCNFHRKLNKIEDNYLASFVVRSDQTIYIELRDSPNSKFPYLKIEIFGTQNKTFVGLYSYLKKDSTPQPKNCGTFSSILSYWSWTQFRLSSSGDTLQLVRVHPSLSPETICTYEDVVVANAKWFSICSKGTAHWMFECDKLDILPLPANQLPECVVQKKGETYKGSMNVSASGQPCFPWIYDELDKYTAEFHFGSSNKREIVNYCRNLIGDDDGPFCYVADVDKLPELSLKKESCNIRFCPISQCKVTGLGSDYVGDLSTTRTNRTCENWSLHSATITQKLQNNSIANNKTIVNLQKNYCRNPNNGSFGPWCYTTDKNMPIDLCYIRDCSHNDAFTLINMGTESNSRIYMRPEWVTESFNFFLRSWDPHTFVGVALKISFDDAVDYFVVEIGAENSTKVKLSHVDENGSITVLKESIIAKLIPTGYWQGFWLGLPPNDIEIGYYDSSNAIFSWSNTQDSGISNKYSRYVSFSNLGSYSVGIHFQENYCLIHQVYADFQSGYYPFNFGNSAASTPSKMSFYLRNDRNHSKGHALIKFFGESEVDFISFMINSTHMLLQDENNSVLNHIYFKGTLLSESWIFLTISYTETYINVQTNLDVELSWHSSNKRLLRLYYFSITAHDTTISWLSNCEPPLEHENVTDGGFTKWSTWICNVRCGGGLGHRFRNCTNPEPDFRGKPCIGATYEDGECNKFECGCINPVTYDKINSTLESQALNREANSGQDVIFQCERSIVEDIKQDSPGSYFRWLKNGYKINNEKLKFGDTAKLEETDLKLRKVTEEDTGIYMCVIYPDCATPNNLTFVPVTIVAFVVNSDQAHDARETTNYQIRCKGLILSFIYVELSQFWELDNELMIDYTIRPLDEVDMDFISEVEPSHTGIWTCKVTQNRLKLTWTTNRFRLNGS; from the exons ATGAATAAATGTAAAATAACACAAACCGGAATCGAATACGCCGGCGATATTTCCCACACAGAATCTGGAGCTAAATGTCAGGAATGGGGATCATTAAATCCAAGTACACAC ATTCATGATCCGTTGAACGATAACGATTTTCCGGAAGGGAGTCCTTCTCGAGCAAAAAACTTTTGTCGAAATGTAAAAGGAATCTCTGAAAATCCTTGGTGTTACACTGTAAATAAAGATTTGAACGATGAAATTTGTAACATTCCATTATGCAATTTCG ATTGCAGACGTACGTTAATCGGTGCAGAATACGGTGGCCAAGTAAGCGTGAGTCTGAATGGTCGTCTGTGTCAAAAATGGTCTGAAAAAACTTACCGAAAGTACTTGAGAAAGATTAACTCATCAGTTGTCACCGATGACAGACTCTTGTTGGATGAGAAATTCCCAGAATTATCGAGGAAAAAGGCTTCTAATTATTGCCGGAATCCTACGATGGATCCTAATGGACCTTGGTGCTTGGtagaagatgattttttgaagaCAGACAAGTATGAAAAAGAATACTGCGATGTGGGGCTGTGCTATAAAACCG ATTGTACCGCtggaacgaatcgattcaccgAAGAATACACCTATAGTCATTTTCATTCCATCAACGCGAGCGATTCTTCGCTGAAATTCTCTATATTGCTTTGGAATACCGATTTTGAGAACAGTACGTTTCGAATTGGCTTCAGTGTTTATCCACTTCCGGTAACTGGGCGGAAATTAGCCGATATGGATAACGGAATCGAGCTCTTGATTAGTAAGCATGGTCTTGGATTTATTGAAAAGACAGGAAAA AAAGTCCATTGGAAAGACGTCCACAACTTGTTATctagttatgaaaaaaaaacattcattgtGGATTGGTTTTCTCCTAGAATTTCGGtcacaatttctcaaattgCGCCATTGGATGTCATTTACGATTTCCAATTTGCCAATAAAATAATCACCGTGAATAAGGGACAATTCAAATATTATAGTATAATCGGCGATCCTGCTTTATGGGATTTACCATGTTCCTCGA aatgtcgagaagaAATCACCATCCATCCTGATTGTAATTTTCATCGCAAACTGAACAAAATCGAAGATAATTATCTGGCGTCGTTTGTTGTGCGATCTGATCAAACGATTTATATCGAATTACGAGATAGTCCGAATTCTAAATTTCCTTATTTAAAG ATTGAAATCTTCGGTACGCAGAATAAAACATTTGTAGgattgtactcgtacttgaagAAAGATTCGACTCCACAACCCAAAAATTGTGGTACTTTTAGCTCTATTTTATCGTATTGGTCTTGGACTCAATTCAGGCTGAG ttctTCGGGAGATACTTTACAATTGGTACGAGTACATCCTTCTCTATCGCCCGAAACGATTTGTACATACGAAGACGTGGTTGTAGCGAATGCAAAATGGTTCAGTATTTGTTCAAAGGGTACTGCTCATTGGATGTTCGAATGTgacaaattag ATATACTTCCTCTTCCTGCAAACCAACTACCGGAATGTGTGGTTCAGAAAAAAGGAGAAACGTACAAAGGAAGTATGAATGTTTCTGCATCTGGACAACCTTGTTTCCCTTGGATTTACGATGAGTTGGATAAG TACactgctgaatttcatttcggtTCATCGAATAAAAGAGAAATTGTTAATTATTGTAGAAATTTAATTGGCGACGATGATGGACCATTTTGCTACGTAGCAGATGTGGATAAATTACCTGagttatctctgaaaaaagaatCTTGTAATATTAGATTCTGTCCAATATCTC AATGCAAAGTAACTGGTTTGGGATCAGATTACGTTGGTGATTTGAGTACTACTCGAACAAACAGAACCTGCGAAAACTGGTCACTTCATAGTGCAACGATTACTCAAAAGCTACAAAATAATTCTATCGCGAATAATAAAACAATCGTG AATCTGCAGAAGAATTACTGTCGTAACCCGAATAATGGTTCGTTTGGTCCATGGTGTTATACAACAGATAAAAACATGCCGATAGATTTATGCTATATTCGTGATTGCTCACATAATG ACGCTTTTACTCTAATAAATATGGGAACCGAATCGAACTCCAGAATTTATATGCGTCCTGAATGGGTTACCGAAtcatttaatttctttttgagGTCTTGGGATCCTCACACATTTGTTGGTGTAGCATTAAAAATATCATTCGACGATGCTGTTGATTATTTCGTGGTTGAAATAGGAGCAGAAAATTCTACCAAAGTGAAACTTTCACACGTTGACgaaaatg GCAGTATTACAGTCCTTAAAGAAAGTATAATTGCCAAACTCATTCCTACGGGATACTGGCAAGGATTTTGGTTAGGTTTACCGCCCAACGATATAGAAATTGGATACTATGACAGCTCAAATGCTATATTTTCTTGGTCGAATACTCAAGATTCTGGCATATCGAATAAATATTCTAGATATGTATCGTTTTCAAACCTCGGAAGTTATTCTGTAGGaatacattttcaagaaaatt ATTGTTTAATCCATCAAGTGTATGCAGATTTTCAAAGTGGTTATTATCCGTTTAATTTTGGTAATTCGGCTGCGAGTACGCCTTCGAAGATGTCATTTTATCTGAGAAATGATCGAAATCATTCGAAGG GTCACgctttgattaaattttttggagaaagtgAAGTGGATTTCATAAGCTTTATGATAAATAGCACTCATATGTTACTGCAAGACGAAAATAACTCGGTATTAAATCATATTTATTTTAAGGGAACGCTTCTGAGTGAATCTTGGATTTTTCTGACAATTAG CTACACCGAAACCTACATCAATGTACAAACAAACTTGGACGTTGAACTAAGTTGGCATTCGTCCAACAAGAGACTCTTGAGGCTGTACTATTTCTCAATTACAGCTCACGATACTACGATTTCGTGGCTGTCAAATTGTGAACCTCCTT TGGAACATGAAAATGTCACCGATGGTGGTTTTACTAAATGGAGCACTTGGATCTGTAACGTTAGGTGTGGTGGTGGATTAGGTCACCGTTTCCGAAACTGCACTAATCCTGAGCCTGACTTTAGAGGTAAACCATGCATAGGAGCTACTTACGAAGACGGCGAATGTAATAAATTCGAATGCGGCTGTATTAATCCAG TGACTTACGATAAAATTAATTCGACATTGGAAAGTCAAGCTTTGAACAGAGAAGCCAACTCGGGAcaagatgtaatttttcaatgtgaGAGAAGTATTGTAGAAGACATAAAGCAAGATTCGCCTGGCTCATATTTTCGTTGGTTAAAAAATGGATATAAAATAAAcaatgagaaattgaaattcggCGATACAGCAAAATTAGAGGAAACTGATCTCA aGCTCAGAAAAGTGACAGAAGAAGATACGGGAATTTACATGTGTGTTATATATCCTGATTGCGCTACGCCAAATAATCTAACATTTGTACCTGTTACGATCGTGGCCTTTGTTGTGAATTCCGATCAAGCTCACGATGCTCGAGAAActacaaattatcaaattagGTGTAAAGGACTCATATTGTCTTTCATCTACGTTGAACTTTCTCAATTCTGGGAATTGGACAATGAACTGATGATTGACTACACTATTAGACCTTTGGATGAG GTCGATATGGATTTCATATCGGAAGTCGAACCTTCTCACACTGGTATTTGGACATGCAAAGTAACGCAAAATAGACTGAAATTAACCTGGACTACGAACAGATTTCGATTAAACggttcgtaa
- the LOC135849838 gene encoding uncharacterized protein LOC135849838 yields the protein MHITEDILCRILNNDKPSKISILNWYVKNDIIDVGDSHTSELSRLHVTYQKRNRIFNRTFVLKEPSAHPLYKAGLNYGIYSRECLVYTHVLEEMYQLDGDRMSPKLYYADNKDSLLLKDLSLAGYKLEDRTKQLDFDQCTLALKTLAKFHALSIKLKQSSKIPSEMEQLTWMKRLRDPEDMVYTLINNAADQFFINMDPHITEQFPSMKNTAMTCYREVPHENFSFCVLNHGDFWNGNIMFKSDKYGNVKKVKFVDFQQCLWTSPAYDILSFVLCSMQFDVYLNHFDILLNTYVTTLNKILKYLRCDRCEKETIRNDMKKMAGFGMMVLLCLLPEFISSREDPLDYRLVPIGEKNVNFDALNKIYANEVYLEKLKKWLQRYIEKGYF from the exons ATGCATATCACCGAAGAcattttatgtagaattttaaACAACGATAAGCCTTCGAAGATATCAATTCTGAACTGGTACGTTAAAAATGACATCATCGACGTTGGAGATTCACATACATCGGAGCTATCTCGTCTTCACGTTACATACCAGAAAAGAAATCGAATATTTAACCGAACGTTTGTCCTCAAAGAACCATCTGCTCATCCGCTATACAAAGCTGGACTCAATTACGGAATTTACTCCAGAGAATGCCTAGTTTATACGCATGTTTTGGAAGAGATGTATCAATTAGACGGAGATCGTATGAGTCCCAAACTATATTACGCCGATAACAAAGACTCGCTTTTGTTGAAAGATTTATCACTAGCTGGTTATAAACTAGAAGACCGCACCAAGCAATTAGATTTCGATCAGTGTACCTTGGCTTTGAAAACATTGGCGAAATTTCACGCTTTATCGATTAAACTGAAACAGTCATCGAAGATACCGTCGGAAATGGAACAATTGACATGGATGAAGCGATTACGTGATCCTGAAGATATGGTATATACTTTAATAAATAACGCTGccgatcaatttttcatcaatatggACCCCCATATAACCGAACAATTTCCTTCGATGAAGAATACTGCAATGACGTGTTATCGAGAAGTTCCCCATGAGAATTTTTCTTTCTGCGTTTTAAATCACGGCGATTTTTGGAACGGTAATATCATGTTCAAATCTGATAAGTACGGTAATGTTAAAAAAGTCAAGTTTGTCGACTTTCAGCAGTGCTTATGGACATCTCCGGCCTATGATATACTTTCATTCGTTCTTTGTAGTATGCAATTTGACGTTTATTTGAATCACTTCGATATTTTACTCAATACTTACGTGACTACGTTGAAcaaaatactgaaatatttaAGATGCGATCGATGTGAGAAGGAGACCATCAGGAATGATATGAAGAAAATGGCTGGGTTTGGAATGATGGTCTTGTTATGTCTTTTACCCGAATTCATAAGTTCCAGAGAAGACCCATTGGATTATAGGCTGGTTCCTatcggtgaaaaaaatgtaaattttgatgcgTTGAATAAGATATACGCTAATGAAGTCTAcctagagaaattgaagaagtggTTGCAGCGTTATATCGAAAAGGG GTATTTCTGA
- the or gene encoding AP-3 complex subunit sigma-1 has translation MIKAILVFNNHGKPRLSKFYHYFAEDMQQQIIKETFQLVSKRDDNVCNFLEGGSLIGGSDYKLIYRHYATLYFVFCVDSSESELGILDLIQVFVETLDKCFENVCELDLIFHVDKVHYILNELVMGGMVLETNMNEILTRIDDQNKLEKQESGISGAPSRAVSAVKSMNIPQQLKDMKLPDLPQAIKELKF, from the exons ATGATTAAGGCAATTTTGGTCTTCAATAATCATGGAAAACCTCGtctttcaaaattctaccattATTTT GCTGAAGATATGCAGCAGCAAATAATCAAAGAAACGTTCCAGCTTGTTTCAAAGAGAGACGACAATGTGTGTAACTTTCTAGAAGGAGGCAG CTTGATTGGAGGATCTgattataaattaatttatcgTCATTACGCCACTTTATACTTCGTGTTTTGCGTCGACTCGTCGGAATCGGAATTGGGAATTTTAGATTTGATTCAAGTTTTCGTCGAAACGCTAGATAAGTGTTTTGAAAACGTTTGCGAACTTGATCTCATATTTCATGTCGACAAG GTTCACTACATTCTGAATGAATTGGTAATGGGTGGTATGGTCCTAGAAACCAATATGAACGAAATTCTAACCAGGATAGACGACCagaataaattagaaaaacaagAG TCTGGCATTTCTGGAGCACCATCTCGCGCAGTATCAGCGGTGAAAAGTATGAACATTCCGCAACAGTTGAAAGACATGAAGTTACCAGATTTACCCCAGGCTATTAAAgaattgaaattctga
- the LOC135849834 gene encoding farnesyl pyrophosphate synthase-like has translation MITFVRSFNFNIFFKKFEKNRIISYKNLHSNAPTVTTTSSLAERIFTEQLENIHKCKDDYSKFRLAHNIVKKVLSDESICMGSSTVSERNQEIIEYNVDGGRVKRMKIFLNVCQNLTPKYKLTDEYILRSWILGHLTQVLLSSLLMIDDALDKSDLRRNKVTWCRKIGTMEFCSHSLMMNSGIQVILKNFFSKEPYYTQCIEIFNEILWTAESCFALESKCIDVLGVNKKYCSWKMFDTLGVGLMATTGFQLPVIAAMSMAGVKYDHLKQDLAKIFAPLGCLTTAENDYYDVFGKGTGKVLYEDIKHGKLTWILLTSLDNCNSDQKKILQECYGKNNPECINAVVKVYEQLNLEERFLKYKADVSRHVTNLIKNIADDSLHAPLSSTLYQAENWYRDV, from the exons ATGATTACTTTCGTTCGTTCGTTTAATTTcaacatctttttcaaaaaatttgaaaaaaatcgaataatttcgtataaaaatttACACTCGAATGCGCCTACTGTAACCACCACTTCCAGTCTCGCTGAAAG AATTTTCACAGAACAGCTGGAAAATATTCACAAATGTAAAGATGACTACTCGAAATTCAGATTAGCTCACAATATTGTTAAAAAGGTACTATCTGATGAAAGCATTTGTATGGGATCGTCGACAGTCAGCGAAAGAAATCAAGAA ATAATAGAATACAACGTCGACGGTGGAAGGGTCaaacgaatgaaaatatttttaaacgtgTGTCAAAACCTTACCCCAAAGTATAAACTCACTGATGAATACATTTTGCGTTCTTGGATTTTGGGTCATCTCACTCAAGTG CTTCTTTCCTCCCTCTTAATGATAGACGATGCTTTAGACAAATCTGATTTGAGAAGAAACAAAGTTACTTGGTGCAGAAAAATTGGTACGATGGAATTTTGCAGCCATTCGTTAATGATGAACAGCGgtattcaagtcattttgaagaattttttctcaaaagaacCGTACTATACACAAtgtatcgaaattttcaacgaa ATTCTTTGGACCGCAGAAAGTTGTTTCGCATTGGAGTCAAAATGTATCGATGTGCTGGGTGTGAACAAAAAATACTGCTCGTGGAAGATGTTTGATACATTGGGTGTTGGATTAATGGCAACCACTGGATTTCAACTGCCTGTAATTGCAGCGATGAGTATG gCAGGTGTCAAATATGATCACTTGAAGCAAGATTTAGCCAAAATATTTGCTCCACTTGGTTGTTTGACAACGGCTGAA AATGATTACTACGATGTATTCGGTAAAGGTACTGGTAAAGTACTATACGAAGATATCAAGCATGGGAAATTGACTTGGATCCTGCTAACTTCACTCGACAACTGTAACTCTGATCAAAAGAAAATATTGCAA GAATGCTACGGTAAAAATAATCCAGAATGCATTAACGCAGTTGTCAAAGTTTACGAGCAATTGAATTTGGaagaaagatttttaaaatataaagcCGACGTTTCTCGTCATGttacaaatttgataaaaaatatagcAGATGATAGCTTACATGCGCCGCTATCAAGTACATTATATCAGGCAGAAAATTGGTATCGTGATGTTTAG
- the LOC135849835 gene encoding homeobox protein PKNOX2-like isoform X1 has product MIMVSYSANQASVNNCNQATDPAVFEADKRAVYKHPLFPLLALVFERCEQATQCAEIPNSEGFNMDIQAFVQHQEKDKRPFLTNDAEVDGLMIKAIQVLRIHLLELEKVQELCKDFCTRYITCLKGKMQSENLLKPDYTRSYSENNSSSGHSSDSNSPLSYSPRPFQSDLQVVSAVVPSEQMYKDKLINSSYSQTSPVEMSGAVPAPATAANQLLSINCAVTTSEPTQSSTPSPGVILGSTPLSQIGVHSCPVPGDVNTLHESLSPVSGTSCDETDDHFGNRRKQKRGVLPKYATSIMRSWLFQHLVHPYPTEDEKKQIAAQTNLTLLQVNNWFINARRRILQPMLDASASDKKGTSNVASDDSDSECSENEIQITERIQPYSEEDTNQ; this is encoded by the exons ATGATCATGGTTTCGTATTCTGCCAACCAAGCTTCTGTCAATAATTGTAATCAGGCTACAGATCCAGCTGTGTTTGAAGCTGATAAACGTGCTGTGTATAA GCATCCTCTTTTTCCTCTTCTTGCTTTGGTATTTGAGAGATGCGAACAAGCAACTCAATGTGCCGAAATTCCCAATTCCGAAGGCTTCAACATGGATATTCAAGCTTTCGTCCAACACCAAGAAAAAGATAAACGTCCATTTCTTACCAACGACGCCGAAGTCGATGGTTTG atgattAAAGCTATTCAAGTGTTGAGAATCCATTTATTAGAATTAGAAAAAGTTCAAGAATTATGCAAAGACTTCTGCACCCGATATATAACTTGCTTGAAAGGCAAAATgcaaagtgaaaatttactcAAGCCTGATTATACGCGGTCGTATTCGGAAAACAATAGTAGTAGTGGACACTCTAGTGATAGTAATTCTCCGCTTTCGTATTCGCCTCGTCCATTCCAG TCTGATTTACAGGTAGTTTCAGCCGTCGTTCCTAGCGAACAAATGTACAAAGACAAACTCATAAATTCCAGTTACTCGCAAACGTCACCGGTCGAGATGTCTGGTGCAGTTCCGGCACCAGCCACCGCTGCTAATCAGTTGTTGTCTATTAACTGCGCTGTGACCACGTCGGAGCCAACTCAATCTTCTACTCCGTCACCAGGAGTCATCCTAGGTAGCACTCCTCTTTCTCAAATTGGTGTACATTCCTGTCCGGTACCTGGTGATGTGAATACGTTACATG AATCTCTTTCACCTGTTAGTGGGACGTCCTGTGATGAAACCGATGATCATTTTGGAAATAGAAGGAAACAAAAAAGAGGAGTTTTACCCAAGTATGCGACGAGTATTATGAGATCGTGGTTATTTCAACATTTGGTT caTCCGTATCCCACTGAGGACGAAAAGAAGCAAATCGCTGCCCAAACTAATCTTACTTTATTGCAAGTGAATAATTGGTTCATTAATGCTAGACGAAGGATACTTCAACCTATGCTCGATGCTTCCGCTTCTGATAAAAAAG GTACAAGCAATGTCGCCTCAGACGATTCGGATTCCGAATGCAGCGAAAACGAGATACAAATTACTGAAAGGATTCAACCGTACAGCGAAGAAGATACAAATCAATAA